In Actinoplanes derwentensis, the following proteins share a genomic window:
- a CDS encoding DUF3455 domain-containing protein — MLNTKRSRVRALAGIGMAAVVAGIGTVTFNASAAETAPVAPAAVGADARAVSIPGIAAAIKPPKGSRPIGAYVVTDGTQNYTCVVAAGAATGGYTAGSTPEAQLVGTGGRIHHFGGPSWQSLRDKSLVTATKTAAVDKAGTIPELLLTINSHTGTGILGKADFISRLRTSGGVAPAGTCTAGQVVKVKYGAVYVFWDAPAAA; from the coding sequence ATGCTCAACACCAAACGTTCCCGTGTGCGCGCGCTCGCCGGCATCGGGATGGCGGCGGTCGTCGCCGGAATCGGCACCGTCACCTTCAACGCCTCCGCGGCCGAGACCGCGCCGGTCGCCCCCGCTGCGGTCGGGGCCGACGCCCGCGCCGTGTCCATCCCGGGCATCGCGGCCGCGATCAAGCCGCCCAAGGGTTCCCGGCCGATCGGCGCCTACGTCGTGACCGACGGCACCCAGAACTACACCTGCGTCGTCGCGGCGGGTGCCGCGACCGGTGGTTACACCGCTGGCTCCACTCCGGAGGCGCAGCTCGTCGGCACCGGCGGCCGGATCCACCACTTCGGCGGCCCGAGCTGGCAGTCGCTGCGGGACAAGTCGCTGGTCACCGCGACCAAGACCGCCGCCGTGGACAAGGCCGGCACCATCCCCGAGCTGCTGCTGACGATCAACAGCCACACCGGCACCGGCATCCTCGGCAAGGCCGACTTCATCAGCCGGCTCCGCACCTCCGGCGGCGTCGCACCGGCCGGCACCTGCACGGCCGGCCAGGTCGTCAAGGTGAAGTACGGCGCGGTCTACGTCTTCTGGGACGCTCCCGCCGCCGCCTGA
- a CDS encoding bifunctional diguanylate cyclase/phosphodiesterase, whose product MNALREWWRNPRPVRILTVVVVIAAAAAVVLGALQPVPEVSGRPLSPIDGVCVAAVLAAIAQLAGLRFRLGPDAISVSWAEAAVVVGFVVAPAGWLPAATLAGTGAAWLLLAWLTGLRNAAEIVHLVASMTLGVAGAALVTSLLAGDVPVHSARLPLALAAGAGTYLAITFGLVVLTLMLHRDAQPGQIAARVLYAKLPMSVGNVIVGVLAVYALVREPLWLLAFGPVLWLLHRTYRFHLRAAEERRMWEAYAAATARLPGFSEAEVARAGLRGALDVFGARRAELEVRTGHGRRRYAQDGPGLEGVSGTRSGPAITRSMTVAGRPVGELTVWLGEPGLPVPRDEAAIAAYGEALAGALRDAATHQHIADLDSAAAHFRVHDPLTGLINRTALGSEGDPLLRSLDRAQPVALLLLDIVGFREVNSTLGHAGGDEVLRLIGERLTDLARGGELVARTGDDEFALLVPVATLIDSAAWRHGEPNSLPTALRRARELVEQLRLPMEVAGVRLSIEVTVGVAVSPAGESEVGELLRRASLAVGGAKEMGITVGTYDSGQDVSNTDRLALLADLQDAFAVDDQILLHLQPAVDLVTAEPTGVEALVRWRHPRRGHLSPGEFLPLVERSELLIPFTRRVLDLALASAADWTASGIEVPVSVNVSARSLTDPTFPAQVTEALRRHRTPASRLVLEITESVAVSEQDIVDEVLARLRASGVQVSLDDFGTGFSSLSSVTRMPVDEIKIDRSFVDEMIDSAAAGAVVRGAVELGARLGVRVVAEGIETIEQRAALIALGCPSAQGYHFCKPMPADKIVQALTQLARSAPSNVKQLRTDGAS is encoded by the coding sequence GTGAACGCCCTCCGGGAATGGTGGCGGAACCCCCGCCCGGTCCGCATCCTCACCGTCGTGGTGGTGATCGCCGCCGCCGCAGCCGTGGTCCTCGGCGCCCTTCAGCCGGTGCCCGAGGTGAGTGGCCGCCCGCTCTCCCCGATCGACGGGGTCTGCGTCGCCGCGGTGCTCGCCGCCATCGCCCAGCTCGCCGGCCTCCGGTTCCGTCTCGGGCCGGACGCGATCTCGGTCAGCTGGGCCGAGGCGGCCGTCGTGGTCGGTTTCGTGGTCGCCCCGGCGGGCTGGCTTCCCGCCGCCACCCTGGCCGGCACCGGAGCCGCCTGGCTGCTGCTCGCCTGGCTCACCGGGCTGCGCAACGCCGCCGAGATCGTGCACCTGGTCGCCTCGATGACGCTCGGTGTCGCCGGAGCGGCGCTGGTCACCTCGCTGCTGGCCGGGGACGTCCCGGTGCACAGCGCCCGGCTCCCGCTGGCCCTGGCGGCCGGCGCGGGCACCTACCTGGCGATCACCTTCGGACTGGTCGTGCTGACCCTGATGCTGCACCGCGACGCCCAGCCCGGCCAGATCGCCGCGCGGGTGCTCTACGCCAAGCTGCCGATGTCGGTCGGCAACGTGATCGTCGGTGTCCTGGCCGTCTACGCGCTGGTCCGGGAGCCGCTCTGGCTGCTCGCCTTCGGTCCGGTGCTGTGGCTGCTGCACCGCACCTACCGCTTCCACCTGCGCGCCGCCGAGGAACGCCGGATGTGGGAGGCGTACGCCGCCGCCACCGCCCGGCTGCCCGGCTTCAGCGAGGCCGAAGTGGCCCGGGCCGGCCTGCGCGGTGCCCTGGACGTCTTCGGTGCCCGGCGGGCCGAGCTGGAGGTCCGCACCGGCCACGGCCGGCGGCGCTACGCCCAGGACGGACCCGGCCTCGAAGGTGTCTCCGGCACCCGCTCCGGCCCGGCGATCACCCGCAGCATGACGGTGGCCGGCCGCCCGGTCGGTGAGCTCACCGTCTGGCTCGGCGAGCCCGGCCTGCCGGTCCCGCGTGACGAGGCGGCCATCGCGGCGTACGGCGAGGCCCTGGCCGGTGCCCTGCGCGACGCCGCCACCCATCAGCACATCGCCGACCTGGACTCGGCCGCCGCCCACTTCCGGGTGCACGACCCGCTCACCGGGCTGATCAACCGGACCGCGCTGGGTTCGGAGGGTGATCCGCTGCTGCGCTCGCTCGACCGGGCCCAGCCCGTGGCGCTGCTGCTGCTCGACATCGTCGGCTTCCGGGAGGTCAACAGCACCCTCGGGCACGCCGGCGGCGACGAGGTGCTGCGACTGATCGGCGAACGGCTCACCGACCTGGCCCGCGGTGGCGAACTGGTCGCGCGCACCGGGGACGACGAGTTCGCCCTGCTCGTCCCGGTCGCCACGCTCATCGACTCGGCGGCCTGGCGGCACGGCGAACCCAACTCGCTGCCGACGGCCCTGCGCCGGGCCCGGGAACTGGTCGAACAGCTCCGCCTGCCGATGGAGGTGGCCGGGGTCCGGCTCTCCATCGAGGTGACCGTCGGGGTGGCCGTCTCCCCGGCCGGCGAGTCCGAAGTGGGTGAGCTGCTGCGCCGGGCCTCGCTGGCGGTCGGCGGTGCCAAGGAGATGGGCATCACCGTCGGGACGTACGACAGCGGTCAGGACGTCAGCAACACCGATCGGCTGGCCCTGCTCGCCGACCTGCAGGACGCGTTCGCCGTCGACGACCAGATCCTGTTGCACCTGCAACCCGCCGTCGACCTGGTCACCGCCGAACCGACCGGAGTGGAGGCACTGGTCCGCTGGCGGCACCCGCGGCGTGGCCACCTGTCGCCGGGCGAGTTCCTGCCGCTGGTGGAGCGCAGCGAGCTGCTCATCCCGTTCACCCGGCGGGTGCTCGACCTGGCGCTGGCCTCGGCCGCGGACTGGACGGCGAGCGGGATCGAGGTGCCGGTCTCGGTCAACGTGTCGGCGCGCAGTCTCACCGACCCGACGTTCCCGGCGCAGGTCACCGAAGCGCTGCGCCGGCACCGTACGCCCGCTTCGCGGTTGGTCCTGGAGATCACCGAATCGGTGGCGGTCAGTGAGCAGGACATCGTGGACGAGGTGCTGGCCCGGTTGCGCGCGTCCGGGGTGCAGGTGTCGCTGGACGACTTCGGCACCGGGTTCTCGTCGTTGTCGTCGGTCACCCGGATGCCGGTCGACGAGATCAAGATCGACCGGTCCTTCGTGGACGAGATGATCGACTCGGCGGCGGCCGGCGCGGTGGTCCGTGGCGCGGTCGAGCTGGGTGCCCGGCTGGGGGTGCGGGTGGTGGCCGAGGGCATCGAGACGATCGAACAGCGGGCCGCTCTGATCGCGCTGGGCTGCCCGTCCGCGCAGGGTTACCACTTCTGCAAGCCGATGCCCGCCGACAAGATCGTGCAGGCCCTGACACAGCTGGCCCGGTCGGCTCCGTCGAACGTCAAGCAACTCCGTACCGACGGGGCTTCCTGA
- the mca gene encoding mycothiol conjugate amidase Mca — protein MAEQLRLMTVHAHPDDESSKGAAAMAKYVAEGVQVLVATCTGGERGSVLNPKMDRPEVLANITEIRRAEMDKAREILGVDQAWLGFVDSGLPEGDPLPPLPEGCFGLQDPKEAAKPLIKLIREFRPHVMTTYDENGGYPHPDHIMCHNISVVAFDAAGDPELYPELGEPWQPSKLYYNSGWTRSRMLALHEGMLAAGLESPYAEWLEKWSERQDRGDKLTTRVECGEYFSVRDDALRAHATQVDPDGFWFHIPLEMQQKVWPTEDFELARSFVDSPIPESDLFAGIREKADAH, from the coding sequence GTGGCCGAGCAATTGCGTCTGATGACTGTGCACGCGCACCCCGACGACGAGTCGAGCAAGGGTGCGGCCGCCATGGCGAAATATGTCGCCGAGGGCGTCCAGGTGCTGGTCGCCACCTGTACCGGCGGGGAACGAGGCAGCGTCCTCAACCCCAAGATGGACCGGCCGGAGGTGCTCGCGAACATCACCGAGATCCGTCGCGCCGAGATGGACAAGGCGCGCGAGATCCTCGGCGTCGATCAGGCCTGGCTCGGCTTCGTCGACTCCGGCCTGCCCGAGGGCGACCCGCTGCCCCCGCTGCCGGAGGGCTGTTTCGGCCTGCAGGACCCGAAAGAGGCGGCGAAACCGCTGATCAAGCTGATCCGCGAGTTCCGTCCGCACGTCATGACGACCTATGACGAGAACGGCGGCTACCCGCACCCCGACCACATCATGTGTCACAACATCTCGGTGGTCGCCTTCGACGCGGCCGGGGACCCGGAGCTCTACCCGGAGCTGGGCGAGCCGTGGCAGCCGTCGAAGCTGTACTACAACTCCGGCTGGACCCGGTCGCGGATGCTCGCCCTGCACGAGGGGATGCTCGCGGCGGGCCTGGAGTCGCCGTACGCGGAGTGGCTGGAGAAGTGGTCGGAGCGGCAGGACCGGGGCGACAAGCTCACCACCCGGGTCGAATGCGGAGAGTACTTCTCTGTTCGTGACGACGCGTTGCGCGCGCACGCCACTCAGGTCGACCCGGACGGGTTCTGGTTCCACATCCCGCTGGAGATGCAGCAGAAGGTGTGGCCCACCGAGGACTTCGAGCTCGCCCGCTCGTTCGTCGACAGCCCGATTCCGGAGTCCGACCTGTTCGCGGGGATCCGCGAGAAGGCCGACGCCCACTGA
- a CDS encoding DUF4307 domain-containing protein, translated as MSETHATTPVFPPGRYGRRREGGPRRLLPIVGTLVFVLALGAVTWGYYARYGNTDYTADIIGWDEPSDREMVIEFRVRVPEGGAATCMLRARDYDGFEVGRRAVTVPAPDGGGSVEVREPVPTESRGSVGDVMGCRAAG; from the coding sequence GTGAGCGAGACGCACGCCACAACACCGGTCTTCCCGCCGGGCCGCTACGGCCGGCGACGTGAAGGTGGGCCCCGCCGACTGCTCCCGATCGTGGGGACTCTGGTGTTCGTGCTCGCCCTGGGCGCGGTCACCTGGGGCTACTACGCGCGGTACGGGAACACCGACTACACCGCCGACATCATCGGCTGGGACGAGCCCTCGGACCGGGAGATGGTGATCGAGTTCCGGGTCCGGGTCCCGGAGGGTGGTGCCGCGACGTGCATGCTGCGGGCCCGCGACTACGACGGGTTCGAGGTGGGCCGCCGGGCGGTCACCGTTCCGGCCCCGGACGGCGGCGGCTCGGTGGAGGTCCGGGAACCGGTGCCGACCGAGTCGCGGGGTTCGGTGGGCGACGTGATGGGCTGCCGGGCGGCCGGCTGA
- the greA gene encoding transcription elongation factor GreA, producing the protein MSSSEAPKTWLSQDAHDRLQAELDELIANRPAVSAEINARREEGDLRENGGYHAAREEQSRQEGRILYLKEFLRNSEIGEVQASDTITAGSVVTIYFDDDQSDTETFLLGSREISSTTKLTVYSPESALGKAILGARPGQTVTYTAPSGADIKVTVVEFGPFEG; encoded by the coding sequence GTGTCCAGTTCCGAGGCGCCGAAGACCTGGCTCTCCCAGGACGCTCACGACCGGCTACAGGCCGAACTCGACGAGTTGATCGCCAACCGGCCGGCCGTGTCCGCGGAGATCAACGCCCGGCGCGAGGAGGGCGACCTTCGTGAGAACGGCGGCTACCACGCCGCCCGCGAGGAGCAGAGCCGCCAGGAAGGCCGGATCCTGTACTTGAAGGAGTTCCTGCGCAACTCGGAGATCGGCGAGGTCCAGGCCTCCGACACGATCACCGCGGGCTCGGTCGTGACGATCTACTTCGACGACGACCAGAGTGACACCGAGACCTTCCTGCTCGGTTCCCGGGAGATCTCCTCCACCACGAAACTCACCGTGTACAGCCCCGAGTCGGCGCTGGGCAAGGCCATCCTCGGCGCCCGCCCCGGCCAGACCGTGACCTACACGGCCCCCAGTGGCGCCGACATCAAGGTCACCGTGGTCGAGTTCGGCCCGTTCGAGGGCTGA
- the ilvA gene encoding threonine ammonia-lyase — MTAAGTPLDLLTLADVEAARDLLAGVAKRTPLIPSRPLSEITGVPVWLKCENQQRAGSYKVRGAYTRISRLSAAERARGVVAASAGNHAQGVALAAGLVGTRATVFMPEGAPLPKVTATKGYGAAVEYAGTSVDDALEAAHDFARETGAVLIHPFDHADVIAGQGTVALEILEQCPEATTILTAVGGGGLVSGIAVAAKALRPDIRVVGVQAAGAAAFPPSLAAGAPRKLESGATIADGIAVLRPGDLTFAHVEKLVDEIVTVHDEDLSAALLVLLERHKTVVEPAGAAATAALLTGAYVPVDGPAVAILSGGNIDPMLLLRVIEHGLASAGRFLRLAVRCVDRPGELTRVLGEIAGQRANIVDVNHSRQSPRLSFGEVEVALSVETRGPEHSAALISALRDAGYRVSLLGDTTP; from the coding sequence ATGACCGCCGCTGGGACTCCGCTCGATCTGCTCACCCTCGCCGATGTCGAGGCCGCCCGCGACCTGCTGGCCGGGGTGGCCAAGAGGACACCGCTGATCCCGTCCCGGCCGCTCAGTGAGATCACCGGGGTGCCGGTCTGGCTCAAGTGTGAGAACCAGCAGCGGGCCGGGTCGTACAAGGTGCGCGGGGCGTACACCCGGATCTCGCGGCTCTCGGCCGCCGAGCGCGCCCGCGGTGTGGTCGCGGCGAGCGCCGGCAACCACGCGCAGGGGGTGGCGCTGGCCGCCGGCCTGGTCGGGACGCGGGCCACGGTCTTCATGCCGGAGGGGGCGCCGCTGCCGAAGGTCACCGCGACGAAGGGGTACGGCGCGGCCGTCGAGTACGCCGGGACCAGCGTCGACGACGCCCTGGAAGCGGCACACGACTTCGCCCGGGAGACCGGGGCGGTGCTGATCCACCCGTTCGACCACGCCGACGTGATCGCCGGGCAGGGCACGGTCGCGCTGGAGATCCTGGAGCAGTGCCCGGAGGCGACGACGATTCTGACCGCGGTCGGCGGCGGTGGGCTGGTGTCCGGGATCGCGGTGGCGGCCAAGGCGCTGCGGCCGGACATCCGGGTGGTCGGTGTGCAGGCGGCCGGTGCCGCGGCGTTCCCGCCCTCGCTCGCCGCCGGGGCGCCCCGCAAGCTGGAGTCCGGCGCCACGATCGCCGACGGGATCGCCGTGCTGCGGCCCGGCGACCTGACGTTCGCGCACGTCGAGAAACTGGTCGACGAGATCGTCACGGTGCATGACGAGGATCTGTCGGCGGCCCTGCTGGTGCTGCTGGAACGGCACAAGACGGTGGTCGAGCCGGCCGGGGCGGCGGCCACGGCGGCGCTGCTGACCGGGGCGTACGTGCCGGTGGACGGGCCGGCGGTGGCGATCCTGTCCGGCGGCAACATCGACCCGATGCTGCTGCTGCGGGTGATCGAGCACGGGCTCGCGTCGGCCGGCCGGTTCCTGCGACTGGCGGTGCGCTGCGTGGACCGGCCGGGGGAGCTGACCCGGGTGCTGGGGGAGATCGCCGGGCAGCGGGCCAACATCGTGGACGTGAACCACTCGCGGCAGAGCCCGCGGCTGAGTTTCGGCGAGGTCGAGGTGGCTCTGTCGGTCGAGACCCGCGGCCCGGAGCACTCGGCGGCGCTGATCAGCGCCCTGCGAGACGCGGGTTACCGGGTGTCGCTGCTGGGCGACACCACGCCGTAG
- a CDS encoding amidase encodes MDTTTWVGATAKQIARAVRRGDTNATQVVADHLEQISISDPALGAFRVVRGVEAITEAEKVDDQEDLANLPLAGVPVAVKENTAVAGLPTWHGSAAARTPEVAEADHEVVRRLRGAGAVVVGVTRMPEMGLWALTDDEDGPARNPWDLERTPGGSSGGSAAAVAAGLVPIAQGNDGLGSLRIPAACCGLVGLKPGRGVVPVDFGDKDWFGLVENGMLATTVADAALGFSVLAGQSPMKLVEPAKLRIGVSLRSPVAGVKPDEPNASAVNRASKLLVDAGHDTVKADPVYSTGVALGVLATWFAGAFVNSEGLPVDRLQPRTRQHIRLGKAAMKAGLVRQSQRDAWRERSIQFFADKSIDLLLTPALASAPPLVGAYASASWRKNMMTNTNYAPYAAPWNYAGLPAIVVPVGSRPDGLPLAVQLVGPPGSELLLLSVAGQFEVANPWQRHALV; translated from the coding sequence ATGGACACGACGACCTGGGTGGGAGCAACCGCCAAACAGATCGCCCGCGCGGTGCGCCGCGGCGACACGAATGCCACCCAGGTCGTCGCCGACCATCTGGAGCAGATCAGCATCTCCGATCCGGCGCTCGGCGCGTTCCGGGTGGTCCGTGGCGTCGAGGCGATCACCGAAGCGGAGAAAGTCGACGACCAGGAGGACCTGGCCAACCTGCCGCTGGCCGGTGTGCCGGTGGCGGTGAAGGAGAACACCGCGGTCGCCGGGCTGCCGACCTGGCACGGTTCGGCCGCGGCCCGGACGCCTGAGGTGGCCGAGGCGGACCACGAGGTGGTCCGCAGGCTGCGCGGAGCCGGCGCGGTGGTGGTCGGTGTGACCCGGATGCCCGAGATGGGACTCTGGGCGCTCACCGACGACGAGGACGGGCCGGCTCGTAACCCGTGGGATCTGGAGCGGACCCCGGGCGGGTCGTCCGGTGGTTCGGCGGCGGCGGTGGCGGCCGGGCTCGTACCGATCGCTCAGGGCAACGACGGTCTCGGCTCGCTCCGCATCCCGGCGGCCTGCTGCGGCCTGGTGGGTCTCAAACCGGGCCGGGGCGTGGTCCCGGTCGACTTCGGCGACAAGGACTGGTTCGGCCTGGTGGAGAACGGCATGCTGGCCACCACGGTGGCCGACGCCGCCCTGGGCTTCTCGGTGCTGGCCGGGCAGTCCCCGATGAAACTGGTGGAACCGGCGAAACTGCGGATCGGGGTCTCGTTGCGTTCCCCGGTGGCCGGGGTGAAACCGGACGAGCCGAACGCATCGGCCGTGAACCGGGCGTCGAAACTTCTTGTCGACGCCGGTCATGACACGGTCAAGGCCGATCCCGTCTATTCGACCGGGGTGGCGCTGGGCGTGCTGGCGACGTGGTTCGCCGGGGCGTTCGTGAATTCCGAGGGCCTGCCGGTGGACCGCCTGCAGCCGCGGACCCGGCAGCACATCCGGCTCGGTAAGGCGGCGATGAAGGCCGGGCTGGTCCGGCAGTCGCAGCGGGACGCCTGGCGGGAGCGGTCCATCCAGTTCTTCGCCGACAAGTCGATCGACCTGCTGCTCACGCCGGCGCTGGCGAGTGCCCCGCCGCTGGTGGGGGCGTACGCCTCGGCCTCCTGGCGCAAGAACATGATGACCAACACCAACTATGCGCCGTACGCCGCGCCATGGAACTATGCCGGGCTGCCCGCGATCGTGGTTCCGGTCGGGTCCCGGCCCGACGGGCTGCCGCTCGCCGTGCAGCTGGTGGGCCCGCCCGGATCGGAGTTGCTGCTGCTCTCGGTAGCCGGCCAGTTCGAGGTGGCGAACCCCTGGCAGCGGCACGCGCTGGTGTAA
- a CDS encoding cystathionine gamma-synthase: MTANNYGFDTLAIHAGQEPDPRTGAVVPPIYQTSTYAQDAVGAPRLGYEYSRSGNPTRDALQECLAAIEGGRRGLAFASGLAAEDTLLRTVCRPGDHVVIPNDAYGGTFRLFSKVAEKWGLDWTAAPLDDIDSVRAAFRPGHTRMIWSETPTNPLLNVNDIAQLAELAHEYDAMLAVDNTFASPYLQQPLALGADVVIHSTTKYLGGHSDVVGGALVTADAGLGDELAFHQNAMGAVNGPFDAWLTLRGIKTLGVRMDRHCDNAERIVGYLREHPAVSSVLYPGLETHPGHDVAAKQMSRFGGMVSFRAAGGPEQAIAICNRAKLFVLAESLGGVESLIEHPGQMTHLSAAGSALEVPADLVRLSVGIETVDDLLSDLEQALG; encoded by the coding sequence ATGACGGCTAACAACTATGGGTTCGACACCCTCGCCATCCACGCCGGTCAGGAACCGGATCCGCGGACCGGTGCCGTGGTGCCGCCGATCTACCAGACCAGCACCTACGCCCAGGACGCCGTCGGCGCCCCACGCCTGGGTTACGAGTACAGCCGCTCCGGCAACCCGACCCGGGACGCGCTCCAGGAGTGCCTGGCGGCGATCGAGGGCGGCCGGCGTGGTCTGGCCTTCGCGAGCGGCCTGGCGGCCGAGGACACCCTGCTGCGTACGGTGTGCCGCCCCGGTGACCACGTGGTGATCCCGAACGACGCGTACGGCGGCACGTTCCGCCTGTTCAGCAAGGTCGCCGAGAAGTGGGGCCTGGACTGGACGGCGGCTCCGCTGGACGACATCGACTCGGTGCGGGCCGCGTTCCGCCCGGGGCACACCCGGATGATCTGGTCCGAGACACCGACCAACCCGCTGCTGAACGTCAACGACATCGCGCAACTGGCCGAGCTGGCCCACGAGTACGACGCGATGCTGGCCGTGGACAACACGTTCGCCTCCCCGTACCTGCAGCAGCCGTTGGCCCTGGGCGCCGACGTGGTGATCCATTCGACGACCAAGTACCTGGGTGGTCACTCGGACGTGGTCGGTGGCGCGTTGGTGACCGCGGACGCGGGGCTCGGCGACGAACTGGCCTTCCACCAGAACGCGATGGGCGCGGTGAACGGTCCCTTCGACGCGTGGCTGACGCTGCGGGGGATCAAGACCCTTGGCGTACGCATGGACCGGCACTGTGACAACGCCGAGCGGATCGTCGGCTACCTGCGGGAGCACCCGGCGGTGTCGAGCGTGCTCTACCCGGGCCTGGAGACCCATCCGGGTCACGACGTGGCGGCCAAGCAGATGAGCCGGTTCGGCGGCATGGTCTCGTTCCGCGCCGCGGGCGGTCCGGAGCAGGCGATCGCCATCTGCAACCGGGCGAAGCTCTTCGTGCTCGCCGAGTCGCTCGGTGGTGTCGAATCGCTGATCGAGCACCCGGGACAGATGACACATCTGTCGGCTGCGGGCTCAGCGCTTGAAGTTCCCGCCGATCTCGTGCGACTGTCTGTCGGCATCGAAACCGTTGACGATCTGCTCTCCGACCTCGAGCAGGCGCTCGGTTAA
- a CDS encoding HIT family protein has translation MADCVFCGIVAGSIPAFLVASSPAGVAFLDIRPVFKGHVLVVPRAHVVELQDLDPDLLSSYFRFVQLLSAAVPTAMGAQGTFVAMNNIVSQSVPHLHTHVVPRTKGDGLRGFFWPRRKYDSDDEAAAVAETIGKEYLRLSVTDSGRRE, from the coding sequence ATGGCGGACTGCGTCTTCTGCGGCATAGTGGCGGGATCGATCCCCGCTTTCCTGGTCGCGTCCTCGCCCGCCGGGGTCGCGTTCCTGGACATCCGCCCGGTCTTCAAGGGCCACGTCCTGGTCGTCCCCCGCGCGCACGTGGTCGAGCTCCAGGATCTAGACCCAGATCTTTTATCTAGCTATTTCCGATTTGTTCAGCTGCTGTCCGCCGCCGTTCCCACCGCCATGGGCGCACAGGGGACCTTCGTCGCGATGAACAACATCGTCTCGCAGTCCGTGCCGCACCTGCACACCCACGTGGTGCCGCGCACCAAGGGCGACGGCCTGCGAGGATTCTTCTGGCCGCGACGGAAGTACGACAGCGACGACGAGGCCGCGGCCGTCGCGGAGACCATTGGTAAGGAATACCTCCGCCTCAGCGTTACCGATAGCGGACGAAGGGAGTGA
- the msrA gene encoding peptide-methionine (S)-S-oxide reductase MsrA: MFLRYKKLDLPTAETALPGRDTEVHVADTHTVLGTPLKGPWPAGLETAVFGMGCFWGVERIFWQLPGVYSTSAGYAGGFTRNPSYEETCFGTTGHAEVVQVVYDPTKISYEDLLKAFWENHDPTQGMRQGNDSGTQYRSAIYTTSDAQATTATASRDAFQPVVTAAGHGQITTEIKPLTAYYFAEDYHQQYLDKNPGGYCNHGPTGLNYCAPNLGLNSTP, translated from the coding sequence GTGTTCCTGCGGTACAAGAAGCTAGACCTGCCCACCGCCGAGACCGCCCTGCCCGGCCGCGACACCGAGGTGCACGTCGCGGACACGCACACCGTGCTCGGCACCCCACTGAAGGGCCCGTGGCCGGCCGGCCTGGAGACCGCGGTCTTCGGGATGGGCTGTTTCTGGGGCGTGGAGCGCATCTTCTGGCAGCTGCCCGGTGTGTACTCCACCTCAGCCGGTTACGCCGGCGGGTTCACCAGGAACCCCAGCTACGAGGAGACCTGCTTCGGCACCACCGGCCACGCCGAGGTGGTCCAGGTCGTCTACGACCCCACGAAGATCAGCTACGAGGACCTGCTGAAGGCCTTCTGGGAGAACCACGACCCGACCCAGGGCATGCGCCAGGGCAACGACAGCGGCACGCAGTACCGTTCCGCGATCTACACCACCTCGGACGCCCAGGCGACCACGGCTACAGCGTCCCGAGACGCCTTCCAGCCGGTGGTGACGGCCGCCGGCCACGGCCAGATCACCACAGAGATCAAGCCCCTGACGGCGTACTACTTCGCCGAGGATTATCACCAGCAGTACCTAGACAAGAATCCCGGCGGTTATTGCAACCACGGCCCCACAGGGCTTAACTACTGTGCCCCTAATCTTGGGCTCAACAGCACGCCCTGA
- a CDS encoding DUF4279 domain-containing protein, with translation MAKDEQLTGPSADCVQRAYLYLHRDVPGGPPYSIDEQNLMAFDPDHVTRLMGLPPTETWRRGDLHPHAPAGRRRSSSWKYEVARIHTYLTEEVVIQLLDAIEPHATGIAEARAALGLRAGINVVIEMSGERDTEDGGIHVSTAAITYTADTLKRLARLDIMIDHDQYVYLPD, from the coding sequence ATGGCGAAAGATGAACAACTCACTGGCCCCTCCGCAGACTGCGTGCAGCGGGCGTACTTGTACCTCCATCGGGACGTTCCAGGCGGGCCGCCGTACAGCATCGATGAGCAGAATCTGATGGCGTTCGACCCGGATCACGTCACCCGGCTGATGGGACTGCCGCCCACCGAGACCTGGCGACGTGGCGACCTACATCCGCACGCACCAGCCGGACGGCGACGATCCAGTAGTTGGAAGTACGAGGTGGCCAGGATTCACACGTATCTCACCGAAGAAGTCGTCATCCAACTGTTGGACGCGATCGAACCTCATGCCACAGGAATAGCCGAGGCACGTGCGGCCCTTGGGTTACGAGCCGGAATCAACGTAGTCATCGAGATGAGCGGGGAGCGCGACACCGAGGACGGGGGGATCCATGTCTCCACCGCTGCTATCACGTATACGGCAGACACCCTGAAGCGACTGGCTCGGCTCGACATTATGATCGACCACGACCAGTACGTTTATCTGCCCGATTAG